ACTTTTGCTTTATTAATTCacacaaatttaaacaaattgttatttttccttGGAACTGAAGAAGTGTCCTCGTGGGAGCATCTGCACTGGTTTTTTGAGGGGGAGAACATGGAAGATATTCCCAAATTTACATGAGAACATGTAACATGAACAGAAggttttatgataaaaattaaaagacaaatcaTATATATGGTTTTCTcagaggaaaagaacaaaatagggATCACGAGAATGGCAAACAAGGGCGATGAACAATAAACAGGACCTGTCCCCTTGTCAGCCGCTGCACATTTGCGCAGAGTACAGGGGGGGAAGAAGGTGTGAACAAGAACAAAGGGAAGTAGAAGTTCAGAAGGTTTacattaaaaatcatataaaagAGCACAGTTTGAggatactttttattttcatcttaataagcattttttttttgtaatttcagaCCAAATAAATAAAGCATATTTTTAACAAAGATGATGATAAAATCGCATGAATTATACCATTTTTGGTAGATACGTTCCATCTACTAATTGTTTAACGCCCCTTTGCAGTATTATTTATCTGAAAAACTTCGAAATGTGCAATCACGATGGACATAAACTATAAGCCTTCCGAGAGAATATTATTTTGTGTTAGGGAGAagagaaatattactttcacgAGCAGATTTCTGATGAAAAGATTATACACAGGTAAAAGCCCACTTTTTGATTTCTCTTTATgagaattttttcaaaaaatgagggTTTGGATAATAACTAGGAAAAAAACTGGGTCTATTTCCGAAGTCCCCAAATTTGAACAATCATGGTGTATAATATTATGCTTTTGGAAAGTTAAGATGTGTTGGCTTCTTGGATAAGATTCTCAAAAGCTTCTAAGAGAAGATCCAAAATGCGTAGAAATATTCATTTCTAGTTCGAGACAATCGATAAAATGATGAGTGAGAAATTATATGGTGTGGGGAAATGGGGCACCTCAAACTTTATCCGAAAAATAATGGGCATCATAGACATTATCATAATAATCAGATGAGTATCTatgtgaaataattagtcaTCATTTTCCTATTGTTTCACTTTCGGGGCTTTGTCTTCCGTCCCTACCCCTCGCTTCTTGTCACTTAGTAATCACCAATGAATCTTTTGTTTTCTCACTTTTATAGGATCCCTCACATAACCACTCATTCCAATGAGAGTCTCGAGCATTATCATATTCTATTTATGGAACTTTTAGAAGTGAGAAATAACTGGCCTACCTTTTGATTATCCTTTgctctttcctttattttttccctttctttttacGACTTATTCCATAGGCAAAGcacaatttagtcataaaagaGGTCATCATTTAATGTTAAAAGGCATTGAAAAAAACCATGCCTCTCCTTGAAATAAGGGGGGGAAGTGAAAGGGAAAGGAGGCCCTAGGGTAGATATCAAGAAAACTTCACACACCCTATTCATcatatataaaaacaaaatattttcttggggcATTAAAAAGCGAAGTTCGCATACACATTAGAAAAGCTGTGACATTTTTCAGATGCTAGGGAACTTTTTGGGCCAATAATGCAGTCACCTGATACAGATCagcaaaaaattagaaagcCGAGTCGACAAGAGCCAAAGTTGTAGTCTCAAAGAAGTCTGCAGATTATAACCCACCATTTCAcatcaaaaagggaaaaagattaCGACCCACCAAAATATTGtaaggaaaaacaacaaaataaacataggaaaaggaaagaaatagaaGCTAGAGAGGTGAGGTAGCTTTTATAAGTTAGTGAGTAAAGTCAGTAGTGGCCAGAGACCATGTGTTGCGTACACATGATGATATTGAAGTTTGGAATAttgtctagagagagagagagagagagagagagagaagaattggaaggagaaggagaagaagagaagaaatgtCGCCACACAGAAACAGGCTTTAAATCCCATCACGTAGTTCGATGTATCCTTTACCTTATTATTTCAGACTGTTTGATCTAGTGAGTGTGTTGTGTTTCGTAGTAGAAAACGATGGGATTCGAAATTGGGAagagactagagagagagagagagagagagagagagagagagagagatggttggTTGTATTAAAAGAACAAAGGCTAAGCTACAAATTCTGCAGAAAAGGACAGACACACTGTGGTTTGGCGTGAAGTGAAGCTTCgtcttatttctttcttccactTAAATAAGCGAATCGATATCAGATTTCCATGTGAGAGTAGTTCATATGGCATGACGAGATTGCCCTTTTGAACTCCTTTCCAATCTGTCTCCCCTTCTAGGAAGTGGCTATGGAGGAAGGACTCATGCACAACCTAGGTCACCGGTGACAATACGAATATGACCTAAAATCAGAGTTCAAAATCGCCCTTGGAAGTGGGTAACCCAATTTAGCATGTGGGACATGTGAAAACCCTAGAGTTTGATGAACCATATCATCCGAGATAGGAAAATGCGAATTGTAACAAATTCTTGATGGTCATTGGTAATGATTAGATAATGTTTAGCCAATGCATTATGAACACAACTTAATGGGTATATATTATGAACAAAAAGATGAGACTATCCTATTCGATCCCCTATCTATAGCTTTACATGAAAATGATGAGTAAACTAGTATACCTTTTATCAAGCTACCTCATAGATAAAATACTTTTATTGAGCACTTTTAGACCTTACTAAGAACTTGCGGTattattttttcagttttacATATAATTAACAAATGTTTGAACTTATGGATACAACTTAAATTCACTCCAACAAAATTATTAGACATAAACATGCTAGCAAAATCTACATCATAAATCATTGAAAGAAAGAATGTCTTCTTTCATCTCAGTTGATTTTGCTCGATGCGACGATTTCTCTTGTTCAAAGGAGGGGAGATGGAAGTGGAAGAGACAAATTTCCCCGAATAGAGACTAGGGTACACCATAGTCCTTGTGATTGATTTTAAGTGGGTATGCGCGGGATCCATGTCAGagcctagagagagagagagagagagtcacggGTTTGTCTTGAAATGCCCTTAATAGCAGTCCTATAGAGACAGACAGACACAtattcccttctctctctcctcaaccGAGGAGTTAAATCCCtctataaataataatatagccTGCtcgttttctttcttccttcccaTTAACCTTGAAAGGATAGGCCTCCTACCCGGAAATAATAAGTCAAAACTAggactattctaaaaataatgtTGCTGTTGCTCGCATGAACAGTCAAGACTAAAAAATATCATGTCTATTTTTCACGTTAAGCAACCGCAAGCAATGCAGCTTGATTTGAAGTCGCttgaatgaaaaatgaattccatGACTAGAATCCATATTAATGCTGAGAGACATTAAAACCAACCACTTAAAATTAGGGTCCATAAAAATGCGATTAATTAGAAGGTTATAGAACTTTGGCTATTGTGAGTTATTTTTGTGGGTGGAATACGACAATATTTGTGCTCGAAAATAGAACTCTTTCTTTACCGTTGATGGATCTAAAGATGAAATCCCAATGGATTTATCAAATTGGTTCGTAAAATACCATAGACATAAACGAATTAATTGTTTGAATAGGACTAGTTATAAGTGGCATTTACTTTGCAGCGCCTCCTTGTCTCTccttatttttatctttattaatctctctctctctctctctctctccctccctatTTTTATCTTCCGAAAGTCACACTCACTCTCATCCTCCCTCCTCTCCTGCACTTCCCCCGAACAAAATCCTCTCCCCTCTCTATCTCCGTTCCCCCATTTTCGATCTTCCGAAGTCACTCTCTCAGTATCATCACCCTCCCTCCTTCTCTTCCACCTCCCCGGACCAAAGCaaccacttctctctctctctctctctctcaaaggagaagaaagaagaagggttGGTGATAGAGGAGATAGAATAAGAAGGGATGGCGCAGCTTATGGTGGACAAGTGCGGGGAGGGCTTGCTGGTGGCGGTGGAGGCACAGAAGGCGGTGCCGGCGCCGTTCCTGACGAAGACGTACCAGCTGGTGGATGACCCCTCCACCGACCACATCGTCTCGTGGGGAGACGACGACTCCACCTTCGTCGTGTGGCGTCCCCCCGAGTTCGCCCGCGACCTCCTTCCGAACTACTTTAAGCACAATAACTTCTCCAGCTTCGTCCGCCAGCTCAACACCTATGTACGTTTCCGTCTTTGCCATGTCTCTGCACTCCTGTGTGTCCTGATGATTAACTTAGGCAATTCTCCAGCCAAACAATCTTTGTTAcctcatattttcttgataaaggCTCCCGCTGTTTCATATCAGATTGGCAATGCAAGACTTCATTACCCAAGTTCACTGGGCAATTTCTTGACATGGGTTTTTGTTGCACTCACGACTCAGCAGTTTCTTGACATGGGTTTTTATTGCACTCACATGggtgctcttcttcttctttgttgcttTTTCTTTAGTTCTCACATCTCTCTTTCCGTCTGTGAAAGAGACAAATTTGTgcaagtcctctctctctctctctctctctctctcacacacgcATTTTTTAGTTCATTCTAAAACCCTGGTTGTGAACCGGATTCAATCAGTAGTCCTTTTGTTAGTGTTTTATTACGATTTAGCTGCCCCATTCACTTGTGTCTTATTTCTatggctgattttttttttgccttttgttgGACTCTTGATGAACTAGGGTTTTAGGAAGATAGTACCAGACAGGTGGGAATTCGCCAACGAGTTCTTCAGGAAGGGGGAGAAGCATTTACTCTGCGAGATTCACCGCCGCAAGACCGCCCAACCACAACTCACCCACCACCACCCGCACTCCGCCTCCCCGCTTAGCGGCCCCACTCCGGCCTTCTTCCCTTTCCCAAGCCGCCTCAGCATCTCTCCCTCCGACTCCGACGACCAGCATTCCTCCCACTGGTGCGACTCGCCGCCCCCTCCCCCTCCACCACCGCTCTCTTCTCCCCGAAGCGGGTGTGGAGGCCACAACAACAGTGTGGGGCCTGTTGCGAGCGCCGCCAATTACAACAGCTCCGCAGTCACTGCCCTATCCGAGGACAACGAGAGGCTGCGGAGGAGCAACAACATGCTCATGTCCGAGCTCGCGCACATGAAGAAGCTCTACAATGACATCATCTACTTCGTCCAGAACCACGTGAAGCCTGTCGCTCCCAGCACTTACTCGTGGTCGCCGCCTTCGATGGTGCAAAAACCCTCGAACCAACTCCTTGGTTACAATAATTACGCCAATGCCATTGCGGCTCCCAACAACAATAGTTGTGTCGTTACCAATCACGTCAAGCCGGTCGTCCGTAGTAACAGCAACGTAACACAGAGCTCTCTAACGATTCTTGAAGATCCGCCGGTCATGAACAAGATGAAGCTCTTCGGTGTGCCCCTTCTGTCGAAGAAGCGGCTGCACCCAGAGTATAACTCGAGTCCAGTGGGTTATATGGAGACCAACAAGGCTCGTTTGGTGTTGGAGAAGGACGACTTAGGGTTGAATCTTATGCCTCCTTCGACTTGTTAAGGTTCTTGGCGATGATTATGATATGATGATCAGTTTTTCCTGCATTATTTGAAGAAGCTGAGGCTGAGgtttcttgtcttttctttttcctttttgttatttttgaagaggttttcttttctctatttcccccccccctttttttttttgctttaattaTCTTCTTGCCCTCAGAGTCAGATATATATCGATGAGAGTTATGTGTGTGCGTGCGTTATGGGTGTTTGTGATCTGTACATATCTTTTTCCCCTCCTAGCCATTTAATGCAGGTGGGCTATATTTTGATTAGAGTGACATGATCAAAAGCTTTAAGTCCAAGCTTAACTTTTAACATCACTGATCTTTTGCTTGCATCCATGGTCTCGCCTGTCATTCATCTATCCTTATTgattaattctctctttctgaCTTTGATGCCTGAATATTCAGTGACATGAATATGTGTgtgggcgagagagagagagagaaagagaggtcaTTGATGGCTATGGCTTCAGTTCTATCGATAAAAAAGCTGAAGAGGGTCACAATGGACAGGGGCTATGTCTTTCGTTGTTGACGATTTCCTTTTGGGCTCCCATTAATGTGGTGATACGTACACGACACTGACTCTGGAGggtgaaaatgttttccttgatcTCTATACGGAAGCTGcttaagaaaagagaaaatacagTACCACCAGCCAGACGCAAACGAATGATGATTCAAACCTCAAAATCTCATTAGCAATTCataaaaagaggggaaaaaatgCAACAGAACATAACCCATCTAtttttaatcttaaaaaaaaaacttcgaccgaaagaaaaatcttcaaaaaaaagTGTGGCTGCTATGATTACGAAAAGAAAGGTTATCATGTCACTTGATGAAGTTATTATGATTGTTgatcttccctttttttttttttttttttttgggcttttgcATATCTTGTTTTCCCTGAACTGTCAGTCAAGGAGTCAAGgagagggaagaaggagaagacggAATACTTCAGACGGTGGGTTAATCGATGAAAGCGACATATGGGGAAAAAACACTGAGTAAaggggggcaaaaaaaaaaaaaaaaaaaagatacgaAGGTTGTGAGACGTACCCATCAAGAGGGGCTTCCATACTTCTTCTTCATCAGAGGAAAAAACCTCTGCTTTTTCCTACTTTAAGTGCCTGATCGGTGTCTTCAAAAACTCTCTTTggatccatctctctctctctctctctctctcatcctgcCTCCCTCTcgcctttcccttttcttttctctcatttcaATGTCTCTTTTCCTTGCTCTAGATAAAAagcctagagagagagagagagcgcttgACTGGTAGATAATAAGAAGAAACTGTGACATGCTTTCCCAGTTTTGCCACAGAAATACCCACCGCTCGCTTACGGCTTTTCTTATCCATTTTCTACTAAAATCCTAACACAAGTAAAGTTTGACCGggagttttgattttttctgtTGTTCTTTCCTACTTAATGATCTGACCCCTCCTTGATCGTGCATGTCcataaatgcaattaataaacATTACGAGAAAGGAAAGTTCTGTGAGGCAGTGATGACAGCAAGTAAGAAAGAATGTCTGTTTTAGTAAAGTTTCTATACAAACAGAGGTAAAGTACCGGGGAAAATAGTGAATATGATAAGTATTGGAATTCATTCAAATAAAGCAggtaaaattatttgaactttTGCGTTGAATATGATAAGTATATGTTCATTGCTTAAAGCATATTTTGTACATCACGGCCAATGGAGTAAGGTACCGCTAAAGTGCATATAAGTAATATGATCCTGGtaacttttttaaatatttttattaccaTTTCTAATTACCTTACGGTGAATATCATTTAATCAGACAATATATTCGATTGCCGCGTGATAGACAATGAAAATTCTGCCTACCCTAAAATACGAGAGCACTTAGCCTGGTAATAGTAAAATAGTATTGCCTAatctttcttttattgttttgcaAAAGATTTTTTGCCAGTCTCTTGCCCAAAGAACCATAACCCTAGTTCAACATCCACAACATGTACACCATTCtatcaagttcttttttttttgtcgttttctTGGGTATCGCCCGTGATCAGCCAAATGCACGTGCAGTGTACAGATATAGGTCTACACACTCTCCTATTCAAGTTTATAAGAGAAGGAACAAGACAAAAGGAGCAATTTGATGGGCTTCAAAAGTTGGGATACGGATCATAAGGTAAAGAACTAACAAAGATGCTTTGGAGGGATTTACAATGGACCAACCCCGAGATACAGATCTGTggtttttgaaagttttggaaaaggcaaaagagaTGTTTTCCCCTTTGTTAGTCTTTTGAAAGCGCCTTGCGAAAATGGACATTTCTCATCAGCATTTTCCTTCTGATTCGATCAACTTTATTGACAAAGTCAAAAGAAATGGTTATTCCGAAAGATCTTGGTAAAGATGGGGCGCGCGCCTTGACATGAAGGGTGCTCCTGACCATCTACAGCTTGTCCCTTAATAATTGGCCTTATTTATGTAAATGCCTTAATAATCAGCCCAATAGGTAGAATTAAGTGCAGTGTATGAAGCCGGTTTATATATACAGCTCATATATTAAAACCCGATAAAACAGCTTATCTAAAATGGATTTTGTGAAAGGGTTGTTTTGAGGCACTTTCTAAGTGACCAATTGAGGGAAAAGTGTAATTCTTGTTGCATTGACTGCTCTAATGATATACATAATCAATGTTCCGAAAAGTTAACATTTCCTCGTTAAGCATGCTTCGTAGGTGTCCTAGATGCACTTTTTAAGAAGTTGGTATattgaaattactaaaaatactGTTCATCTTAATGAGTGAGTTGATTTGTGATGGCATGACCCATGAGATGTTTGGGCCTACTATCCTATTTTACTCCCGTTTAAGCTTGTAACTATTGACACATGATTTTTAGCCGACGTGTcattaaagattaaaaaaattaggattagcGTTTTCGATCGTGACGGAGCCCATTTCTAAACcaaaagtgtcattttttttttctttttttttttctctatcatCATTTTTAGACAATTTCCTATTCATTCTCATcgaaaacccaaaaagtcaaatggtggacttttgagttgattttttaattaattctttaaCCAAAAGTCAATCCTAAGTCAAAAGTTAgttttttgcacaaaaagatcCTAAATAGTCTTAATTTCACTTTaaccaaattaattttaaattcttttaaagatttgatacaaaaatcaatattttaggaaaaattaactaaatggTTAACTTTTGGTCAAACAATTAaccaaataaattgaaaaaaaaaaaacacttcattttagtatcaatttgattttggtgttgaaaattttgcaaaaattgattaagaactttgttttttgaattttccagtTTTAGGTTTGAAAtcggccaaaaataaaattatttcattttagtcataattaggtTTAGTTCATTTACGACATTTGATCCAAGgactatttttcatatttcaataaTGGTTGTGCTGAATTGCGAATTGCCACTGTTAGCTCTAATTAGGGGGTCCAAATCGGTTCTTCATGATTTATGAACGGATGCTTCCATTcaactcattttcttgaaataagTCCGAATCCAAGGTCCATTTTAAGATATTCACTTGGGAACTTTCCAATTGGAGGAATTCATCCTTCTTGAATATAAGAAAACTAAGTTAATGAGTTTCAAttaaagaaattcaagttgaccCATTTGAGACTAAGATTTAATTTCCCGaatcatgattcaatttcattattaaacctttattcatttttagcatAAGAGTTGTGACATCAATTCGAAGTTAATTTGGATGTGATAGGTTATCTTAAACATGGGTAATTAGTTGAATATGTGTATcgcaatattaattgaattgaattttgattaatttgcaatttcgatcaagaaattatgtgaaattgtcCGATTTGGCCTATAATGTCCAATTATGTATACCATGGTTCAGGTCCACTACTTTTTATGATAATCAAGCAATTAGGTCAATAGAAAATCAATGGATCATACTTATATGTTTTAATTGGTCTAATATCTTTAGAATTGGATCATTTTCCTTAGGTTGAgtaagtttccctttcaatttagtccatgagagactaaattgcataaattttagcCCCCCAAGGATTGGCTAAACTAAACTGATCAAGAACCGGTTGCAACCAGTTCAATTGGTCCAACAGACCGTTGGTGAAGGAGGCCGGTTTGGCCCTTTACCAGTCGATTCTTGGAGGCCAGCAACTGCTTGTTGACTACTTGTTGTGTGTATTTCGTCCTTACGCCCCTTAGTATTTTAGATTTTGCGAAAATACCCTTGAATTTCACGAAATTACAAAATTGCCCATAATTAGGTTTTAACTGCAATTTGAGTTTAAACTCCCAATTTTTGCTCATCAATGCCACCCGAACAATCACGTGACACCTTTTGATTAGGATTAACCCCTAATGAGCTTAATGAAGCCATTCGATCAAGTTTTGACTGTTGGATTGAACCGACGGTCGAGATTTGATTTTAAATCAAGACTATATAAGGTTTTTCCCTCCAAAACCTTAATACTACGTTTGGTCGTCTGAATTTCTAATTGGGATAGGACTagatatgataggatatgaaatcataggattttattttattttatatatcttGTCAATTGTTTGGTAAATCACAGTATTAAAGtagatatatttacatcatatcatatacattttttttattatataaatggttgttgcgacctcttttttttcggtgCCCGATCAGGGCGGGCGCCTtcggaggctaatggttcggctaATGTCTATTAGGTGTAGCCCAGACTCttccaagtccaccaattcacgacttaataatccaagtttttaacctataagttaatttttaaaacggagtcgccactaatcaatttagagtgggttgattagaaacccaagcgaagtatcgagagaaatattcgctcctgcgcaactagagaaattaggatcggggacttgattacactagttaatcactaatgcccttttggt
The nucleotide sequence above comes from Eucalyptus grandis isolate ANBG69807.140 chromosome 2, ASM1654582v1, whole genome shotgun sequence. Encoded proteins:
- the LOC104449316 gene encoding heat stress transcription factor B-4 — protein: MAQLMVDKCGEGLLVAVEAQKAVPAPFLTKTYQLVDDPSTDHIVSWGDDDSTFVVWRPPEFARDLLPNYFKHNNFSSFVRQLNTYGFRKIVPDRWEFANEFFRKGEKHLLCEIHRRKTAQPQLTHHHPHSASPLSGPTPAFFPFPSRLSISPSDSDDQHSSHWCDSPPPPPPPPLSSPRSGCGGHNNSVGPVASAANYNSSAVTALSEDNERLRRSNNMLMSELAHMKKLYNDIIYFVQNHVKPVAPSTYSWSPPSMVQKPSNQLLGYNNYANAIAAPNNNSCVVTNHVKPVVRSNSNVTQSSLTILEDPPVMNKMKLFGVPLLSKKRLHPEYNSSPVGYMETNKARLVLEKDDLGLNLMPPSTC